The sequence GGGAACAGGCAAAGGAGGGGAGAGGGCAGGTGGTATTGATTAGCGGAGAGGCAGGAATAGGTAAGTCACGCCTTTTACAGGTTCTAAAGAATAATATTTCTGATGATGAACACGTGAGGATAGAGAGTAGGTGTTCACCCTTCTATCAGAATAGTGCTCTATATCCAATTATAGATCACCTACAACGTTTTTTGTTCACAAGGGAAGATACTGTAGAGGAGAAGCTGAGCAAATTGGAGAAGGCTCTTATAGGGGCGGGTTTGAAACCCGCCCCTACATTTCAGGAGGCAGTTTCTCTTTTTGCCTCTCTACTTTCTTTGCCCTTTTTAGATAGGTATCCACCGCTCGCAATGAAGCCCAACAGATGCTGGCTGAGATTCACGGCTGGTTTACTGAGGGATTTGACACTAAAGATTTGAAAGAGTCAAAGGCACTACTCGAAGAACTATCGTGAATCCCAATTCGAAGAGGTTGGAACACTCCACCAGCCCGAAAAGGCAAGGAACGTATTGAAGGATTTAGTGCAATCTTAATAATAATCATGTATAAAATATAGTTAGGATTAAAAATCTACCCTTCTTATAAATATATCTTTTAGAATATTAATAAAGAAGGTTACATAGGAGGTGCAAACATGGCCCGAGTTAAATACATTGAACAAAGCGATACGGACAATCCCATAATTAAGGAGGCTTATGAGCGGATGATAAAAAAAAGAGGCAAGCTGACAAATATTTACAAGGCCCTTGCCCACAAACCTTCAATTCTATCTACAATTGGACCATTTGTTGCAGCCGTTCAACAACCAGATGAGCTGGACGCAAAGCTAAAAGAGAGAATCATTCTTAGAGTATCTAAGATAAACCGCTCAAGGTATTGCTGTCACGCACATGAGCAAATCAGTGCCAAAATGGGCTTTACCCGCGATGAGATTACTGAGATGGATAATCCCAATTCAGCAAATATTTCAGACGCCGAAAAAGCGGCCTTAAGATATGCTGAAGCTCTCACAGTAAACCCGGGTAATATAAGTGAAAAGGTGTATAACGATCTTAAAAAGTATTATAGCGAATCACAAATTGTGGAAATAACGGCTATTGCATCTCTTTACAACATGATTAATCGCTTTAACGAAGCACTGAAGCTCGACCCTGAGGAATACTGATAAAATTGACCTACGGTGTAATGAACTCACAATGAATCGGATTTCCGGAGAGAAAATGGAGATAAAAA comes from Thermodesulfobacteriota bacterium and encodes:
- a CDS encoding carboxymuconolactone decarboxylase family protein, producing MARVKYIEQSDTDNPIIKEAYERMIKKRGKLTNIYKALAHKPSILSTIGPFVAAVQQPDELDAKLKERIILRVSKINRSRYCCHAHEQISAKMGFTRDEITEMDNPNSANISDAEKAALRYAEALTVNPGNISEKVYNDLKKYYSESQIVEITAIASLYNMINRFNEALKLDPEEY